In Mesotoga sp. Brook.08.105.5.1, a genomic segment contains:
- a CDS encoding AI-2E family transporter — translation MEKTRLWILGYFIAIFSTLFLFPMTSRVIGLAFLFSLIISAPSAFVTKKTSKTALGIITGMVLLFFLFFLVYSAIPITINGIRSIATEMDALFMDGSFEEWLERLPPFIADSVTDLAQRASQLLTGGAIELGRYVASNITSWITGIILMIVAAFVIARRTGILRRKVPIIFPSCDQSRVTGFLNSLYTDFQTYVAGQVLISVIEGIMIGAGAAIVGIPNALFLGLLAGMTNFIPFLGVVVTTIPMLLLGYVQNGIWGVIGGAIVLLIANQIDMWLLSPRILSHRVKINWFVILVSLVAFGELIGIFGVLFAVPLILFIKRFWKEFIIKERSDHDWESTIETGTKKVKEENPQLQEENQTNSQED, via the coding sequence ATGGAAAAGACTAGGCTATGGATTCTTGGATACTTCATTGCGATATTCTCCACACTATTTCTCTTTCCAATGACCTCGCGGGTCATCGGACTTGCTTTTCTTTTCTCTCTAATAATTAGTGCACCATCCGCATTCGTTACAAAGAAAACATCGAAGACTGCTCTTGGAATCATTACTGGAATGGTATTGCTATTCTTCTTATTCTTTCTTGTGTACAGCGCCATTCCGATTACGATCAACGGAATCCGTAGTATTGCCACTGAGATGGATGCCCTCTTCATGGACGGAAGTTTTGAAGAGTGGCTCGAAAGACTTCCTCCGTTTATTGCAGATTCCGTTACGGACCTTGCCCAGAGAGCTTCACAATTGTTAACTGGTGGTGCTATTGAACTGGGAAGATATGTTGCCTCAAACATTACATCATGGATTACCGGGATTATTCTCATGATAGTAGCGGCCTTCGTGATTGCAAGAAGAACCGGAATCTTGAGAAGGAAGGTTCCTATTATCTTCCCCAGCTGCGATCAATCCAGGGTAACCGGTTTTCTCAATTCTCTGTACACTGATTTTCAGACCTATGTCGCTGGCCAGGTTCTAATATCGGTAATCGAAGGAATTATGATAGGTGCAGGTGCAGCGATTGTGGGAATCCCGAACGCTCTCTTCCTGGGACTTCTTGCAGGAATGACGAATTTCATACCCTTCTTGGGAGTTGTTGTAACAACTATCCCGATGCTGCTTCTCGGCTATGTTCAAAACGGCATCTGGGGTGTTATTGGTGGAGCGATTGTGCTCTTGATAGCAAATCAGATAGATATGTGGCTGCTTTCACCAAGAATTCTCTCTCATCGTGTTAAGATAAACTGGTTTGTTATTCTGGTATCGCTGGTGGCTTTTGGAGAGCTTATCGGAATTTTCGGCGTATTGTTCGCCGTGCCTCTGATACTCTTCATAAAGCGATTCTGGAAGGAGTTTATCATAAAAGAGAGGAGTGATCATGATTGGGAATCTACGATAGAGACTGGTACAAAGAAAGTCAAAGAGGAGAATCCCCAACTCCAGGAAGAAAACCAGACAAATTCACAAGAGGATTGA
- a CDS encoding TetR/AcrR family transcriptional regulator: MRGQETRERIMEAAIQVIAEETIEGLSTRKVSSIAEVNLAAIHYHHRSKEGMLIDLSRHILNNYVLPRLEPLIDQAKQPVEIARDLYAEVLKLYSERSDIMVSLVYLWLHGMKNKRVREILINARADFYDRVERALGASMSMRRASKVSHRLLTYMAGKVMEMSVDGEMSDEKEVDEIAKLLS; the protein is encoded by the coding sequence GTGCGTGGACAAGAAACGAGAGAGAGAATTATGGAAGCCGCTATACAGGTGATCGCTGAGGAAACAATTGAGGGACTGAGCACACGAAAGGTTTCAAGCATCGCAGAAGTCAATCTTGCTGCAATTCACTATCACCATCGCTCCAAAGAGGGAATGCTCATAGATCTATCCAGGCACATTCTGAACAACTACGTACTTCCAAGACTCGAACCACTCATCGATCAAGCCAAACAACCCGTTGAGATTGCCAGGGATCTCTATGCCGAGGTGCTAAAGCTTTATTCCGAAAGATCTGACATAATGGTTTCTCTTGTTTATCTTTGGCTTCATGGAATGAAGAACAAAAGGGTAAGAGAGATTCTAATCAACGCAAGAGCCGACTTCTACGATAGAGTCGAGAGGGCTCTAGGAGCTTCTATGTCCATGAGAAGAGCTTCCAAGGTATCCCATCGCCTCTTAACTTACATGGCGGGCAAGGTTATGGAGATGTCCGTCGATGGAGAGATGTCCGACGAAAAAGAAGTAGATGAGATAGCAAAACTCCTTTCATGA